From Primulina huaijiensis isolate GDHJ02 chromosome 15, ASM1229523v2, whole genome shotgun sequence, one genomic window encodes:
- the LOC140959809 gene encoding probable plastid-lipid-associated protein 11, chloroplastic, with protein sequence MACLSPPATYTLKTPKPSCYKSTSTVTRSSLTDHSEPPALAAKRHLLRLIADQDRGLKTQSNTKKLAEIIGAIDSLAAIGRGTVTTDETLSATWRMLWTTEKEQLFIIKNARVFGTAAGDVLQVIDTAGKSLNNVITFPPDGVFFVRSDIQIASPQRVNFQFTSAVLRGKGWEFPLPPFGQGWFESYYMDDEIRVVKDIRQDYLVVERAPYSWKE encoded by the exons ATGGCCTGCCTTTCACCTCCAGCCACGTACACTCTGAAAACCCCAAAGCCATCATGCTACAAGAGCACTTCCACCGTCACCCGCTCGTCCCTGACGGACCACTCGGAACCTCCGGCGCTCGCAGCCAAGCGCCACCTGCTTCGCCTCATTGCCGACCAGGACCGCGGCCTCAAAACCCAATCCAACACCAAAAAACTAGCCGAAATAATCGGCGCCATCGATTCCCTGGCCGCCATCGGCCGTGGCACTGTGACCACAGACGAGACCCTCTCCGCCACATGGCGTATGCTGTGGACCACCGAGAAGGAGCAGCTCTTCATCATAAAGAATGCGCGGGTCTTCGGCACCGCCGCCGGCGACGTCTTGCAGGTAATTGATACGGCGGGGAAAAGCTTGAACAATGTCATCACTTTCCCACCAGACGGAGTGTTTTTCGTAAGGTCCGATATTCAGATTGCATCTCCTCAGAGAGTAAACTTCCA gtttACAAGCGCCGTACTTCGGGGCAAAGGTTGGGAATTTCCCCTGCCACCTTTTGGTCAAGGCTG GTTCGAATCTTATTACATGGATGATGAAATTCGGGTGGTGAAAGATATCAGACAAGACTATCTTGTGGTTGAGCGTGCTCCTTATTCTTGGAAAGAATga